Proteins from a single region of Flavobacterium sp. YJ01:
- a CDS encoding HmuY family protein: MKKNFILILSFVLLALGACSSDDEVAQANAVAFAATSVNLSAETTPIEIKFASPTASAGSLTLTVTETAVASGTDFSTTPAVAANTVVVPFDKGVSSVSFSFKKLKEAIEGQVKNVVFTIQSITINSVISENKSIQVNFNETASLGSALAAEVGGSFEQNQVYVDLSSGKMTNVLRTSWDLGFYSGLDFKVVINNSVKMSVKQTTSTNIDEVQVEDEAMVINQGNGSVTQIDDPSGDLAKTAIATISATESDNKVYVVNLGSNPGTTEPAVGAEGSASGTSRGWKKIRILRSGNDYKIQYADLAATTHQEVVVTKNAAYNFTFFSLLDKKTVSVEPQKAQWDINFTTFTNTTQGPTGLAPYHFADFVLSNLKGGAKAYQVLNTEFTYDAFTLANVATAKFTEDQRNIGSNWRGTSANGPGGIPVSQFVLRTDRFFIVKDPAGNVYKLKFTGGANADGKRGYPTFQYAILK; this comes from the coding sequence ATGAAAAAGAACTTTATTTTAATACTATCTTTTGTATTACTAGCTCTTGGAGCTTGTAGTAGCGATGATGAGGTGGCTCAAGCAAATGCTGTAGCTTTTGCTGCTACTTCAGTAAATTTATCTGCGGAAACTACGCCGATTGAAATTAAATTTGCATCTCCAACTGCTTCAGCTGGGTCATTAACTTTGACTGTTACTGAAACTGCAGTAGCAAGTGGCACAGATTTTAGCACTACTCCAGCAGTAGCAGCTAACACTGTTGTTGTTCCTTTTGATAAAGGAGTTTCTTCTGTTAGTTTTTCTTTTAAAAAATTAAAAGAAGCTATCGAAGGACAAGTTAAAAATGTGGTTTTCACAATCCAGAGCATTACTATTAATTCTGTAATTTCTGAGAACAAATCAATTCAGGTAAACTTTAATGAAACAGCTTCATTAGGAAGTGCTTTAGCAGCTGAAGTTGGTGGATCATTCGAGCAAAATCAAGTTTATGTTGATTTAAGCAGTGGAAAAATGACTAATGTTCTAAGAACATCTTGGGATCTTGGATTTTATTCAGGTTTAGATTTTAAAGTTGTAATCAACAATTCTGTGAAAATGTCTGTTAAACAAACAACAAGCACAAATATTGATGAAGTTCAAGTAGAAGATGAAGCAATGGTTATTAATCAAGGTAATGGAAGTGTTACACAAATTGATGATCCATCAGGAGATCTTGCTAAAACAGCTATCGCAACAATTTCTGCTACGGAGTCTGATAATAAAGTTTATGTAGTTAATTTAGGAAGTAATCCTGGTACAACTGAACCAGCTGTAGGAGCTGAAGGTTCTGCAAGTGGAACTTCTAGAGGATGGAAAAAAATCAGAATTTTAAGAAGTGGAAATGACTATAAAATCCAATATGCAGATTTAGCAGCTACAACTCACCAAGAAGTAGTAGTTACAAAAAATGCAGCTTACAATTTTACATTCTTTAGCTTGTTAGACAAGAAAACAGTAAGTGTTGAACCACAAAAAGCACAGTGGGATATCAACTTTACAACTTTTACAAACACTACTCAAGGTCCAACAGGATTAGCTCCATATCATTTTGCTGATTTCGTTTTGAGCAATCTTAAAGGTGGTGCAAAAGCGTATCAAGTTTTAAACACTGAATTTACATATGATGCATTTACATTAGCAAATGTAGCAACTGCTAAATTTACAGAAGATCAAAGAAATATTGGATCTAACTGGAGAGGTACTAGTGCTAATGGTCCAGGTGGTATTCCGGTTTCTCAGTTTGTTCTAAGAACAGATCGTTTCTTTATTGTTAAAGATCCAGCAGGAAATGTTTATAAATTGAAATTTACAGGTGGAGCAAATGCAGATGGAAAAAGAGGTTATCCTACTTTCCAATATGCTATCTTGAAATAA
- a CDS encoding SusD/RagB family nutrient-binding outer membrane lipoprotein produces the protein MKNIKIAITALVTLFLFQSCSEDKMDEINKNVNNPTDMASRLIITDVMVNSAFTVTGSDASFYAGIYSELNAGNHNQMYNAQVRRSEPQLSSTYNNGWNNSYEQLKTLRIIIDKCTAGEEKGNYQTLGIAQILLAYNLAVLTDLFGDVPYEEAGKSGIIFQPKVDKQEAIYQDIFAKLNEGIANLKKATTYSSLGNQDLIYGGNSAKWIKAANGLLARYTMRLSFRKADYQGVINYVNASFNSADDELKFVNAGVPNPYARFQLDRGAICVAKSFYNTMIANGPTDVRTDVFFSKIAGVVVPFDNSKEDIEGQGIYSISALMSEKNPIYLLSYHELLFLKAEAEARLGLSQAQITMNAAIKASYTKKQAVTFTEVQADAYIASIGALTGDALLKKIMIEKHISFYENEGIESYNDIRRLQAMGNGNLIPMVNPKPNLFPLRFAYGQSDVASNSNIKDLYGDGSYVYKENVWWAGGSR, from the coding sequence ATGAAAAATATAAAAATAGCAATAACAGCTTTAGTAACTTTATTTTTATTTCAGTCTTGTTCTGAAGATAAGATGGATGAGATAAATAAGAATGTGAATAATCCAACAGATATGGCAAGCCGTTTAATAATTACTGATGTAATGGTTAATTCTGCTTTTACTGTTACGGGCTCCGATGCCTCTTTCTATGCAGGAATATATTCTGAATTAAATGCGGGAAATCATAACCAAATGTATAATGCACAAGTTAGACGCTCCGAACCTCAATTATCTTCTACTTATAATAATGGATGGAATAATAGTTATGAACAACTAAAAACATTACGCATTATTATTGATAAATGTACAGCAGGAGAAGAAAAAGGAAACTATCAGACATTAGGAATAGCTCAAATACTATTAGCTTATAATTTAGCTGTTCTGACAGATTTATTCGGCGATGTTCCTTATGAAGAAGCTGGAAAATCGGGAATAATTTTTCAGCCTAAGGTTGATAAACAAGAAGCAATTTATCAAGATATATTTGCTAAATTAAACGAGGGTATAGCTAACCTAAAAAAAGCAACGACTTATTCAAGTTTAGGAAATCAGGACTTGATTTATGGCGGAAATTCGGCAAAATGGATAAAAGCGGCGAATGGCTTATTGGCGAGATACACTATGAGGTTGTCTTTTAGAAAAGCAGATTATCAAGGTGTAATTAATTATGTTAATGCTTCTTTTAATAGTGCTGATGATGAATTGAAATTTGTAAACGCTGGTGTGCCAAATCCTTATGCCAGATTTCAGTTAGACAGAGGCGCGATATGTGTGGCTAAAAGTTTCTATAATACCATGATTGCAAATGGGCCAACCGATGTTCGTACGGATGTATTCTTTTCTAAAATCGCAGGAGTAGTTGTTCCTTTTGACAACTCAAAAGAAGATATAGAGGGACAAGGTATTTATTCTATCTCTGCACTTATGAGTGAGAAAAATCCAATTTATTTATTAAGCTACCATGAATTATTATTCTTGAAAGCAGAAGCAGAAGCTAGGTTAGGTTTGTCTCAAGCACAAATTACCATGAATGCAGCTATAAAAGCATCTTATACAAAAAAACAAGCAGTAACATTTACTGAAGTTCAAGCAGATGCTTACATAGCTTCTATTGGTGCACTAACTGGTGATGCATTATTAAAAAAGATTATGATTGAAAAACATATCTCTTTTTACGAAAATGAAGGTATTGAATCTTATAATGATATTAGACGCTTGCAAGCAATGGGAAATGGAAATCTTATTCCGATGGTAAATCCAAAGCCTAATTTATTTCCTTTAAGATTTGCTTACGGTCAATCAGATGTTGCGTCGAATTCCAATATAAAAGATTTATATGGAGACGGATCTTATGTGTATAAGGAAAATGTTTGGTGGGCAGGAGGTTCTAGGTAA
- a CDS encoding DUF6607 family protein — protein MISKSLLMSAAVALTCSLGFSQDKKQQDIKSIKSMCGCYEVKFNFTETFSYPKDSLTYKPSETKHESALEWVELLEDTPNKIVMQHLLIVSDDMIIKHWRQDWLYENTDLYSFDKGNSWKYKKLDKKAVKGQWTQKVYQVDDSPRYEGSSTWVHIDGKDYWANVADAPLPRREQTKRNDYNVLKRRNIHEITATGWNHEQDNDKLVRDDAGKDVLLAQEKGFDVYTKVPDVKCIAAQKWWVANNAIWKNVRDKWQTLFDRHKDLNLEAKVDRKALYSLLFDLKPDTAKAETDKIIDKFVK, from the coding sequence ATGATTTCAAAAAGCCTTTTAATGTCAGCCGCTGTGGCTTTAACATGCAGTCTTGGTTTTAGTCAGGACAAGAAACAACAAGATATTAAGTCTATAAAATCAATGTGTGGTTGTTATGAAGTGAAATTTAATTTCACTGAAACATTCTCATACCCAAAAGATTCTCTTACTTATAAACCATCTGAAACAAAACACGAATCTGCTTTAGAATGGGTTGAATTATTAGAAGACACTCCAAACAAAATTGTAATGCAGCATTTACTTATTGTAAGTGATGATATGATTATCAAACACTGGAGACAAGATTGGTTATACGAAAACACAGACTTATATTCTTTTGACAAAGGGAATTCTTGGAAATACAAAAAATTAGACAAAAAAGCGGTTAAAGGTCAATGGACTCAAAAAGTATATCAAGTAGATGATAGTCCGAGATATGAAGGATCTTCGACTTGGGTTCACATTGACGGAAAAGATTACTGGGCAAACGTTGCTGATGCACCGCTTCCAAGAAGAGAGCAAACAAAACGTAACGATTACAATGTTTTAAAAAGAAGAAACATTCACGAAATCACAGCTACAGGATGGAATCATGAGCAAGACAACGACAAATTAGTTCGTGACGATGCTGGAAAAGATGTTTTGTTAGCACAAGAAAAAGGATTTGACGTTTACACTAAAGTTCCAGATGTTAAATGTATCGCAGCACAAAAATGGTGGGTAGCGAACAATGCAATCTGGAAAAATGTTCGTGACAAATGGCAAACTCTTTTTGACAGACATAAAGACTTAAACTTAGAAGCTAAAGTTGATAGAAAAGCGCTTTACTCTCTATTATTTGATTTGAAACCAGATACTGCAAAAGCAGAAACAGATAAAATCATTGACAAATTTGTTAAGTAA
- a CDS encoding TonB-dependent receptor — MKIKFTLFAGLLFCSYSFAQQKDSIVSQEKLSEVVVTGQLEPQSIKKSVFNVRVISKEDIKQLAANNLSDVLNQYLNISIRTSGSDGRSTVSMFGLDSQYFKILIDNIPLVSDTGMGTNVDLTQVNLDDVERIEIIEGSMGVTHGANAVSGILNIITKKGGGYRWQISATVQEETVGNEYALFDKGRHIQSAKIAHNFNEHWFINVGGNRNDFAGFYDNKKGKDYGLNDGLRGYEWLPKDQLVGNAMLGYQKNNFRIFYKFDYYGEDVHYYSPILIPQDNYPFPETYFANDKRFLTNRFYHHLNSNGKLFSKLNYNVSLSHQKQERDVEKFNYQIETKEEFANDRQTYQSKEVFYSTGTLSNFFNNPKVDFQMGYEITNENGFYDASAGTFKNDQQQSVDVRKRLENYDIFSVAEISLSDKFSIRPGLRYSIQSNFDNQYASSLGLRYLFQKGLEARASLGKSYRTPNFDELYTYFVDSNHNLQGNPNLVPENSTSYEVSFKRSCALGSGAQIANNLAVTYMDVDDRIDMVLTQVTPSQVYEYVNINKYKMWNISTTEQFTYKNLTAKVGAAVVGISRKLDLAALNLTSDDKFLYSLQLNSSISYNIPKWNTLFAVYYKFNGEQQRFVAGTGTDGSAQFFLEEIKPYSWMDASVRKTFFKNQFEVTVGARNLFDITNVQSVRNGGGDSTGGAHAAGSTDLLLGYGRSYFLKLTYNLNLN; from the coding sequence ATGAAAATAAAATTTACCCTTTTTGCTGGACTACTTTTTTGTTCGTATTCTTTTGCTCAGCAAAAAGATAGTATTGTTTCTCAAGAAAAACTTTCTGAGGTTGTTGTGACAGGACAGTTAGAACCGCAGTCAATTAAGAAATCTGTCTTTAATGTTAGAGTAATTTCTAAAGAAGATATTAAGCAGTTGGCAGCAAACAACTTATCAGATGTGCTGAATCAATATTTAAATATAAGTATTAGAACTAGTGGAAGCGACGGGCGTTCTACTGTTTCTATGTTTGGATTAGATTCACAATATTTTAAAATATTAATTGATAATATTCCTTTAGTAAGTGATACAGGAATGGGAACAAATGTCGATTTAACTCAGGTAAATCTAGATGATGTTGAGCGTATCGAAATCATAGAAGGTTCAATGGGAGTTACTCACGGAGCAAATGCAGTGAGCGGTATTTTGAATATTATTACAAAAAAAGGGGGTGGTTACAGATGGCAGATAAGTGCAACTGTTCAAGAAGAAACAGTAGGTAATGAGTATGCACTTTTTGATAAGGGTCGTCATATTCAATCGGCAAAAATTGCACATAATTTTAATGAACATTGGTTTATAAATGTTGGTGGAAATCGTAATGATTTTGCTGGTTTTTACGATAATAAAAAAGGAAAAGATTACGGGCTAAACGATGGACTTCGTGGTTATGAATGGCTTCCTAAAGATCAATTAGTTGGAAATGCCATGTTAGGATATCAGAAGAATAATTTTAGGATTTTTTACAAATTTGATTATTATGGAGAAGATGTGCATTATTACAGTCCAATCTTAATTCCTCAAGATAATTATCCTTTTCCTGAAACCTATTTTGCAAATGATAAACGGTTTTTAACAAATCGTTTTTACCACCATTTAAATTCTAACGGAAAGCTTTTCTCAAAACTGAATTATAATGTTTCGTTGTCTCACCAAAAGCAGGAACGCGATGTTGAAAAATTCAATTATCAAATTGAAACAAAAGAAGAATTTGCTAATGACAGACAAACCTACCAGTCTAAAGAAGTATTTTATTCTACAGGAACATTAAGTAATTTCTTTAATAATCCAAAAGTAGATTTTCAGATGGGTTATGAAATAACAAATGAAAACGGATTTTATGATGCATCGGCTGGTACCTTTAAAAACGATCAGCAGCAATCTGTAGATGTCAGAAAGCGATTAGAAAACTACGATATTTTTTCAGTTGCTGAAATTAGTTTAAGTGATAAATTTTCGATCAGACCAGGACTTCGTTATTCAATTCAATCTAATTTTGATAACCAGTATGCTAGTTCACTAGGCTTGCGATATTTATTTCAAAAAGGTTTAGAGGCTAGAGCTTCATTAGGAAAATCATATCGTACACCAAACTTTGATGAACTATATACCTATTTTGTTGACTCTAATCATAATCTTCAAGGTAATCCTAATTTGGTGCCAGAAAATAGTACTTCGTATGAGGTGAGTTTTAAAAGATCTTGTGCTTTAGGATCAGGAGCTCAGATCGCTAATAATTTAGCTGTAACTTATATGGATGTTGATGATCGAATTGATATGGTTTTGACACAAGTAACTCCAAGTCAAGTTTACGAATATGTCAATATCAACAAGTATAAAATGTGGAATATCTCTACCACAGAGCAGTTTACTTATAAAAATTTGACAGCTAAAGTTGGTGCTGCAGTAGTTGGAATTTCTAGAAAATTAGATTTGGCAGCTTTAAACCTAACTTCTGATGATAAATTTTTGTATTCACTTCAGTTAAACTCTAGTATTTCATACAACATACCAAAATGGAATACACTATTTGCAGTTTATTACAAATTTAATGGAGAACAGCAAAGGTTTGTTGCAGGAACAGGCACAGATGGAAGTGCTCAATTCTTCTTGGAAGAAATAAAGCCATACAGCTGGATGGATGCTTCGGTACGTAAAACTTTCTTTAAGAATCAGTTTGAAGTTACGGTTGGAGCTCGAAATTTATTTGATATAACAAATGTTCAATCTGTCCGAAATGGAGGAGGAGATTCTACAGGTGGAGCACACGCCGCAGGTAGTACAGATCTTTTATTAGGATATGGACGTTCTTACTTTTTAAAATTAACGTATAATCTAAATTTAAATTAA